The Candidatus Hydrogenedentota bacterium genome includes a window with the following:
- a CDS encoding HNH endonuclease, whose protein sequence is MPDKDGSKWTRDELLVAINLYCKTPFGRIHIRNPEIIALATLLGRTPGSVSYKLANFASIDENLDRKGASNVGKLDRAVWAEFFADWDGMVFESERRMAALKEKSLEEVVREEAAVDGEDIVLPEGKTREAVVRQRVNQGFFRRTVLSSYDGACCITGLAVPELLVGSHIVPWAADAGNRTNPRNGLCLNVLHDKAFDRGLIAVDESYRVAVSSRVRKLGLEQARAVLEVEGAALRMPRRFLPDPGLLAWHRENVFN, encoded by the coding sequence ATGCCCGATAAGGATGGTTCCAAATGGACTCGCGACGAACTTCTCGTCGCAATCAATCTCTATTGCAAGACGCCCTTTGGGCGGATTCATATCCGCAATCCGGAGATCATTGCGCTGGCGACGTTGCTGGGGCGGACGCCGGGGTCGGTGAGTTATAAGCTGGCGAATTTTGCGTCCATCGATGAGAATCTGGATCGCAAGGGCGCGTCGAATGTGGGTAAGCTCGACCGGGCGGTGTGGGCGGAGTTCTTTGCGGACTGGGATGGGATGGTTTTCGAGAGCGAGCGGCGGATGGCGGCGTTGAAGGAGAAGTCCCTTGAGGAGGTGGTGCGGGAAGAGGCGGCGGTCGACGGGGAGGACATTGTTCTTCCCGAGGGCAAGACGCGGGAGGCGGTGGTGCGGCAGCGGGTGAATCAGGGCTTTTTTCGGCGGACGGTGTTGTCGTCGTATGACGGGGCGTGTTGCATCACGGGGTTGGCGGTGCCGGAATTATTGGTGGGGAGTCACATTGTGCCGTGGGCGGCGGATGCGGGGAATCGGACGAATCCTCGGAATGGGCTTTGTCTGAATGTGCTGCACGACAAAGCCTTTGACCGTGGGCTGATCGCGGTGGATGAATCGTATCGCGTGGCGGTGTCGTCGCGGGTGCGGAAGTTGGGGTTGGAACAGGCGCGCGCGGTGTTGGAGGTGGAGGGGGCGGCGTTGCGGATGCCGCGGCGGTTCTTGCCGGATCCAGGGCTGCTGGCGTGGCATCGGGAAAACGTTTTCAATTGA
- a CDS encoding exo-alpha-sialidase — MSTIKSAPDVVIHEGAYPGWPWICTGSDGTLYCAFREGTEHGFAPSGKIMLSISRDHGRSWTEARTVIDAPEIDDRNVAIEQLKDGRLFMVYNTYTRDLKSQTMGSFSSNGGESWSAPAPIGLDETRTRAAVVELSDGSLLLPYYRAPGDQSLAARSTDGGKTWKTTAIENTDQFVGDEWDVLEVSPRRLIGIIRSSDKSGDGYFWVSESLDLGQTWSPARRTNLVSARYPSPAEITLQHGKVTVIYPNRRMESVAAATTSDPTFTTWDVEDQLLCYRYGPEGSTIPDGSYLSSVSVGPNRRLLVDYEIREESKRITGYFVDFPKNW; from the coding sequence ATGAGCACTATCAAGTCCGCACCCGACGTGGTGATTCATGAAGGCGCCTATCCCGGCTGGCCCTGGATCTGCACCGGATCGGATGGAACGCTGTACTGCGCCTTTCGCGAAGGCACGGAACACGGCTTCGCTCCCTCCGGGAAAATCATGCTTTCCATAAGTCGCGATCACGGGAGAAGCTGGACCGAGGCCCGTACGGTGATCGATGCGCCGGAGATCGATGATCGGAATGTGGCCATCGAGCAATTGAAAGATGGGCGGCTATTCATGGTGTACAACACCTATACCCGCGATCTGAAATCCCAGACCATGGGTTCCTTCTCTTCGAACGGTGGCGAAAGCTGGTCCGCTCCCGCGCCCATCGGTCTCGACGAAACGCGCACCCGAGCCGCCGTCGTGGAGTTGTCGGACGGCTCCCTGCTCCTGCCCTACTACCGCGCCCCCGGCGACCAAAGTCTGGCGGCCCGATCAACGGATGGCGGGAAGACGTGGAAAACCACCGCTATCGAAAATACTGATCAATTCGTGGGCGACGAGTGGGACGTGCTGGAAGTTTCGCCAAGGCGGCTCATCGGGATTATTCGAAGCAGCGACAAGAGCGGCGACGGCTATTTCTGGGTCAGCGAGAGCCTGGATCTCGGCCAGACCTGGTCGCCCGCGCGGCGGACCAATCTGGTAAGTGCCCGCTATCCCAGCCCGGCGGAGATAACCCTGCAGCACGGAAAAGTGACAGTGATCTATCCAAACCGCCGCATGGAATCCGTGGCCGCGGCAACCACCTCAGATCCGACCTTCACCACGTGGGACGTGGAAGATCAACTACTCTGCTATCGCTATGGCCCCGAGGGTTCCACCATCCCCGATGGAAGCTATCTTTCATCCGTAAGCGTTGGGCCGAATCGCCGCCTGCTGGTGGACTACGAAATCCGCGAAGAGTCCAAAAGGATCACGGGGTATTTCGTGGATTTTCCGAAGAACTGGTAA